From Pongo pygmaeus isolate AG05252 chromosome 1, NHGRI_mPonPyg2-v2.0_pri, whole genome shotgun sequence, one genomic window encodes:
- the ESPN gene encoding espin isoform X2, with protein MALEQALQAARQGELDVLRSLHAAGLLGPSLRDPLDALPVHHAARAGKLHCLRFLVEEAALPAAARARNGATPAHDASATGHLACLQWLLSQGGCRVQDKDNSGATVLHLAARFGHPEVVNWLLHHGGGDPTAATDMGALPIHYAAAKGDFPSLRLLVGHYPEGVNAQTKNGATPLYLACQEGHLEVTQYLVQECGADPHARAHDGMTPLHAAAQMGHSPVIVWLVSCTDVSLSEQDKDGATAMHFAASRGHTKVLSWLLLHGGEISADLWGGTPLHDAAENGELECCQILVVNGAELDVRDRDGYTAADLSDFNGHSHCTRYLRTVENLSVEHRVLSRDPSAELEAKQPDSGMSSPNTTVSVQPLNFDLSSPTSTLSNYDSCSSSHSSIKGQHPPRGLSSTRAADTQSYMDMLNPEPGLPRGTIGKPTPPPPPPSFPPPPPRPGTQLPPPPPGYPAPKPPVGPQAADIYMQTKNKLRHVETQALKKELSSCDGHDGLRRQDSSRKPRAFSKQPSTGDYYRQLGRCPGETLAARPGMAHSEEAALLPGNHVPNGCAVDPKASRELPPPPPPPPPPLPEAASSPPPAPPLPLEGAGPGCGQRRSSSSTGSTKSFNMMSPTGDNSELLAEIKAGKSLKPTPQSKGLTTVFSGSGQPAFQPDSPLASVSPALSPVRSPTPPAAGFQPLLNGNLVPEPPTTPAPGVQLDVEALIPTHDEQGRPIPEWKRQVMVRKLQLKMQEEEEQRRKLTAASSCCYPREGWRYSREHNAILGPFGELMTEADILRIEQQIENLQVLHKAQKLEARLEQLELELEQLLPISAALSGPRFTVDPRRMHGRAASLPAWCSKISTLLKSMATLLAALGGRPAHLAELLTADTGQPLAPLPDAPWLPGPLCLGRSHSLSWCREAVAREILECGVSVQHLRATYELRARGAAPARCPRRKPPQSAGAPGREPILEEDYVTAGSGQPSAAAAHGPLVDGEPLGTLGLPEVQDRQAALPEPEQLARRPPLCTELRGVQDYLDLRKERIVYLFLEHWRRWAFRGQGRRAQARLRRQLPSVAAADAGPGLEATDAPRLPTSNGEAHSPDERLRQLLRQRQAVGKLLGHWRSLLRRVPASPGLAHGLYWPQHFLPPLDGGAPPRYDSLTLDLFMLGYFQLLEMGLSREERKFRHLLCYEMFDRLGSHPWERIRLFHRVVLEEVEAGRRGWSDGFEDLRQRFFGNGLEAEPAPEEQAKKKEEERKEQERTEEAAPLQTGDPPEGQPEALAPAPQPPPSPPPAAPPPTSDSPGSEAPAEDPLELVSEMGEFSNEDICRYIDRSFSFWKEKEAELFDI; from the exons ATGGCCCTGGAGCAGGCGCTGCAGGCGGCGCGGCAGGGCGAGCTGGACGTGCTGAGGTCGCTGCACGCCGCAGGCCTCCTGGGGCCCTCGCTGCGCGACCCGCTGGACGCGCTGCCCGTGCACCACGCGGCCCGCGCCGGGAAGCTGCACTGTCTGCGCTTCCTGGTGGAGGAAGCCGCCCTCCCCGCCGCGGCCCGCGCCCGCAACGGCGCCACACCGGCCCACGACGCCTCCGCCACCGGCCACCTCGCCTGCCTGCAGTGGCTGCTGTCGCAGGGCGGCTGCAGAGTGCAG GACAAAGACAATTCTGGTGCCACAGTCTTGCATCTGGCTGCCCGCTTCGGCCACCCCGAGGTGGTGAACTGGCTCTTGCATCATGGCGGTGGGGACCCCACCGCGGCCACAGACATGGGCGCCCTGCCTATCCACTACGCTGCCGCCAAAGGAGACTTCCCCTCCCTGAGGCTTCTCGTCGGGCACTACCCTGA GGGAGTGAATGCCCAAACCAAGAACGGTGCCACGCCCCTGTACCTGGCGTGCCAGGAGGGCCACCTGGAGGTGACGCAGTACCTGGTGCAGGAATGCGGCGCAGACCCGCACGCGCGCGCCCACGACGGCATGACCCCGCTGCACGCCGCGGCGCAGATGGGCCACAGCCCGGTCATCGTGTGGTTG GTGAGCTGCACCGACGTGAGCCTGTCCGAGCAGGACAAAGACGGCGCCACCGCCATGCACTTCGCGGCGAGCCGCGGCCACACCAAGGTGCTCAGCTGGCTGCTGCTGCACGGCGGGGAGATCTCGGCTGACCTGTGGGGCGGGACGCCGCTGCACGACGCCGCTGAGAACGGGGAGCTAGAG TGCTGCCAGATCCTGGTAGTGAACGGCGCGGAGCTGGACGTCCGCGACCGCGACGGGTACACGGCCGCCGACCTGTCGGACTTCAACGGCCACAGCCACTGCACCCGCTACCTGCGCACGGTGGAGAACCTG AGCGTGGAGCACCGCGTGCTCTCCCGGGATCCATCCGCGGAGCTGGAGGCGAAGCAGCCGGATTCAGGCATGTCCTCACCCAACACCACGGTGTCGGTCCAGCCGCTGAACTTTGACCTCAGCTCACCTACCAGCACCCTCTCCAACTACGACTCCTGCTCCTCCAGCCACTCCAGCATCAAGGGCCAGCACCCTCCACGTG GGCTTTCCAGCACTAGAGCTGCAGACACACAGAGCTACATGGACATGCTGAACCCGGAGCCGGGCCTGCCTCGGGGCACGATTGGGAAGCCcacacccccaccacccccacccagcTTCCCCCCGCCACCCCCACGCCCAGGCACCcaactgcccccacccccacctggctACCCAGCTCCCAAGCCTCCTGTGGGACCACAGGCAGCTGACATCTACATGCAGACCAAGAACAAACTCCGCCACGTGGAGACACAGGCCCTCAAGAAGGAG CTGAGCTCCTGCGACGGCCACGACGGGCTGCGGAGGCAGGACTCTAGCCGCAAGCCCCGTGCCTTCAGCAAGCAGCCCAGCACGGGGGACTACTACCGGCAGCTGGGCCGCTGCCCCGGCGAGACGCTGGCCGCACGCCCAGGCATGGCGCACAGCGAGGAG GCGGCGCTGCTCCCTGGGAACCACGTGCCTAACGGCTGCGCCGTGGACCCCAAGGCGTCCAGGGAGCtgcccccgccgcccccgccgccgccgccgcccctgcCCGAGGCCGCGAGTTCGCCACCGCCGGCCCCGCCTCTGCCCCTCGAGGGCGCTGGCCCTGGCTGCGGGCAGCGCCGCTCCTCCTCGTCCACCGGCA GCACCAAATCTTTCAACATGATGTCCCCGACGGGCGACAACTCGGAGCTACTGGCTGAGATTAAGGCAGGCAAGAGCCTGAAGCCGACGCCGCAGAGCAAGGGGCTGACCACAGTGTTCTCAGGCAGCGGGCAGCCGGCCTTCCAG CCCGATTCGCCGCTGGCATCTGTGTCACCTGCACTGTCACCAGTCCGGAGCCCCACACCGCCAGCTGCAGGGTTTCAGCCTCTGCTCAATGGAAACTTGGTTCCGGAGCCGCCCACTACTCCTGCGCCGGGAGTGCAGCTGGATGTGGAGGCGCTCATCCCCACACACGATGAGCAGGGCCGGCCCATCCCCGAGTGGAAGCGCCAGGTGATGGTGCGCAAGCTGCAGCTGAAgatgcaggaggaggaggagcagaggcGGAAG CTGACGGCCGCCAGCTCGTGCTGCTACCCCCGCGAGGGCTGGAGGTACTCCCGCGAGCACAACGCCATCCTCGGGCCCTTTGGCGAGCTCATGACCGAGGCCGACATCCTCCGCATCGAGCAGCAAATCGAGAACCTGCAGGTGCTGCACAAGGCGCAGAAGCTGGAGGCGCGCCTCGAGCaactggagctggagctggagcagctgctgcCCATCTCCGCCGCCCTGTCGGGGCCGCGCTTCACCGTCGACCCGCGCCGAATGCATGGCCGCGCCGCCAGCCTGCCCGCCTGGTGCAGCAAGATCTCCACGCTGCTCAAGAGCATGGCCACGCTGCTGGCCGCACTGGGCGGCCGGCCTGCGCACCTGGCGGAGCTGCTGACCGCTGACACGGGCCAGCCGCTGGCGCCGCTACCCGACGCACCCTGGCTGCCCGGGCCGCTCTGCCTGGGCCGCTCGCACTCGCTCAGCTGGTGCCGCGAGGCTGTGGCGCGCGAGATCCTCGAGTGCGGCGTCTCCGTGCAGCATCTCCGCGCCACCTACGAGCTGCGCGCACGGGGCGCGGCGCCCGCGCGCTGTCCGCGCCGCAAGCCCCCGCAGTCCGCTGGCGCCCCGGGCCGCGAGCCCATCCTGGAGGAGGACTACGTGACGGCCGGCTCTGGCCAGCCCAGCGCCGCCGCCGCCCACGGCCCGCTGGTCGACGGGGAGCCCCTGGGCACCCTGGGCCTGCCCGAGGTACAGGATCGCCAGGCGGCGCTGCCTGAGCCCGAGCAGCTGGCGCGCCGGCCGCCCCTCTGCACCGAGCTGCGCGGCGTCCAGGACTACCTCGACCTGCGCAAGGAGCGCATCGTTTACCTCTTCCTGGAGCACTGGCGCCGCTGGGCCTTCCGCGGACAAGGCCGCCGCGCCCAGGCGCGCCTACGCAGACAGCTGCCCAGCGTGGCGGCCGCCGATGCCGGCCCGGGGCTGGAGGCCACGGACGCCCCCCGGCTGCCGACGAGCAACGGCGAGGCCCACAGCCCCGACGAACGGCTGCGGCAGCTGCTGAGGCAGCGGCAGGCGGTGGGCAAGCTGCTGGGCCACTGGCGGAGCCTGCTGCGGCGCGTGCCGGCAAGCCCGGGCCTGGCGCACGGCCTGTACTGGCCCCAGCACTTCCTGCCGCCCCTGGACGGCGGCGCACCCCCGCGCTACGACAGCCTCACGCTGGACCTTTTCATGCTCGGCtacttccagctactcgagatggGCCTGAGCCGCGAGGAGCGCAAGTTCCGCCACCTACTGTGCTACGAGATGTTCGACAGGCTGGGCAGCCACCCGTGGGAGCGCATCCGCCTCTTCCACCGCGTGGtgctggaggaggtggaggcCGGCCGGCGCGGCTGGAGCGACGGCTTCGAGGACCTCAGGCAGCGGTTCTTCGGAAACGGCCTGGAGGCTGAGCCGGCCCCCGAAGAACAGgcgaagaaaaaggaagaggagaggaaagaacaggAGCGGACCGAAGAGGCCGCTCCACTTCAGACGGGGGACCCGCCTGAGGGGCAGCCCGAGGCCCTGGCCCCTGCGCCGCAGCCGCCGCCGTCGCCCCCGCCCGCCGCGCCTCCCCCGACCTCAGACTCTCCTGGTTCCGAAGCCCCCGCCGAAGACCCCTTGGAACTGGTGTCTGAGATGGGCGAGTTCAGCAACGAGGACATCTGCCGCTACATCGACCGCAGCTTCTCCTTCTGGAAAGAGAAGGAGGCAGAGCTGTTTGACATCTGA
- the ESPN gene encoding espin isoform X3 yields the protein MALEQALQAARQGELDVLRSLHAAGLLGPSLRDPLDALPVHHAARAGKLHCLRFLVEEAALPAAARARNGATPAHDASATGHLACLQWLLSQGGCRVQDKDNSGATVLHLAARFGHPEVVNWLLHHGGGDPTAATDMGALPIHYAAAKGDFPSLRLLVGHYPEGVNAQTKNGATPLYLACQEGHLEVTQYLVQECGADPHARAHDGMTPLHAAAQMGHSPVIVWLDKDGATAMHFAASRGHTKVLSWLLLHGGEISADLWGGTPLHDAAENGELECCQILVVNGAELDVRDRDGYTAADLSDFNGHSHCTRYLRTVENLSVEHRVLSRDPSAELEAKQPDSGMSSPNTTVSVQPLNFDLSSPTSTLSNYDSCSSSHSSIKGQHPPRGLSSTRAADTQSYMDMLNPEPGLPRGTIGKPTPPPPPPSFPPPPPRPGTQLPPPPPGYPAPKPPVGPQAADIYMQTKNKLRHVETQALKKELSSCDGHDGLRRQDSSRKPRAFSKQPSTGDYYRQLGRCPGETLAARPGMAHSEEAALLPGNHVPNGCAVDPKASRELPPPPPPPPPPLPEAASSPPPAPPLPLEGAGPGCGQRRSSSSTGKVRVLRHRKSTKSFNMMSPTGDNSELLAEIKAGKSLKPTPQSKGLTTVFSGSGQPAFQPDSPLASVSPALSPVRSPTPPAAGFQPLLNGNLVPEPPTTPAPGVQLDVEALIPTHDEQGRPIPEWKRQVMVRKLQLKMQEEEEQRRKLTAASSCCYPREGWRYSREHNAILGPFGELMTEADILRIEQQIENLQVLHKAQKLEARLEQLELELEQLLPISAALSGPRFTVDPRRMHGRAASLPAWCSKISTLLKSMATLLAALGGRPAHLAELLTADTGQPLAPLPDAPWLPGPLCLGRSHSLSWCREAVAREILECGVSVQHLRATYELRARGAAPARCPRRKPPQSAGAPGREPILEEDYVTAGSGQPSAAAAHGPLVDGEPLGTLGLPEVQDRQAALPEPEQLARRPPLCTELRGVQDYLDLRKERIVYLFLEHWRRWAFRGQGRRAQARLRRQLPSVAAADAGPGLEATDAPRLPTSNGEAHSPDERLRQLLRQRQAVGKLLGHWRSLLRRVPASPGLAHGLYWPQHFLPPLDGGAPPRYDSLTLDLFMLGYFQLLEMGLSREERKFRHLLCYEMFDRLGSHPWERIRLFHRVVLEEVEAGRRGWSDGFEDLRQRFFGNGLEAEPAPEEQAKKKEEERKEQERTEEAAPLQTGDPPEGQPEALAPAPQPPPSPPPAAPPPTSDSPGSEAPAEDPLELVSEMGEFSNEDICRYIDRSFSFWKEKEAELFDI from the exons ATGGCCCTGGAGCAGGCGCTGCAGGCGGCGCGGCAGGGCGAGCTGGACGTGCTGAGGTCGCTGCACGCCGCAGGCCTCCTGGGGCCCTCGCTGCGCGACCCGCTGGACGCGCTGCCCGTGCACCACGCGGCCCGCGCCGGGAAGCTGCACTGTCTGCGCTTCCTGGTGGAGGAAGCCGCCCTCCCCGCCGCGGCCCGCGCCCGCAACGGCGCCACACCGGCCCACGACGCCTCCGCCACCGGCCACCTCGCCTGCCTGCAGTGGCTGCTGTCGCAGGGCGGCTGCAGAGTGCAG GACAAAGACAATTCTGGTGCCACAGTCTTGCATCTGGCTGCCCGCTTCGGCCACCCCGAGGTGGTGAACTGGCTCTTGCATCATGGCGGTGGGGACCCCACCGCGGCCACAGACATGGGCGCCCTGCCTATCCACTACGCTGCCGCCAAAGGAGACTTCCCCTCCCTGAGGCTTCTCGTCGGGCACTACCCTGA GGGAGTGAATGCCCAAACCAAGAACGGTGCCACGCCCCTGTACCTGGCGTGCCAGGAGGGCCACCTGGAGGTGACGCAGTACCTGGTGCAGGAATGCGGCGCAGACCCGCACGCGCGCGCCCACGACGGCATGACCCCGCTGCACGCCGCGGCGCAGATGGGCCACAGCCCGGTCATCGTGTGGTTG GACAAAGACGGCGCCACCGCCATGCACTTCGCGGCGAGCCGCGGCCACACCAAGGTGCTCAGCTGGCTGCTGCTGCACGGCGGGGAGATCTCGGCTGACCTGTGGGGCGGGACGCCGCTGCACGACGCCGCTGAGAACGGGGAGCTAGAG TGCTGCCAGATCCTGGTAGTGAACGGCGCGGAGCTGGACGTCCGCGACCGCGACGGGTACACGGCCGCCGACCTGTCGGACTTCAACGGCCACAGCCACTGCACCCGCTACCTGCGCACGGTGGAGAACCTG AGCGTGGAGCACCGCGTGCTCTCCCGGGATCCATCCGCGGAGCTGGAGGCGAAGCAGCCGGATTCAGGCATGTCCTCACCCAACACCACGGTGTCGGTCCAGCCGCTGAACTTTGACCTCAGCTCACCTACCAGCACCCTCTCCAACTACGACTCCTGCTCCTCCAGCCACTCCAGCATCAAGGGCCAGCACCCTCCACGTG GGCTTTCCAGCACTAGAGCTGCAGACACACAGAGCTACATGGACATGCTGAACCCGGAGCCGGGCCTGCCTCGGGGCACGATTGGGAAGCCcacacccccaccacccccacccagcTTCCCCCCGCCACCCCCACGCCCAGGCACCcaactgcccccacccccacctggctACCCAGCTCCCAAGCCTCCTGTGGGACCACAGGCAGCTGACATCTACATGCAGACCAAGAACAAACTCCGCCACGTGGAGACACAGGCCCTCAAGAAGGAG CTGAGCTCCTGCGACGGCCACGACGGGCTGCGGAGGCAGGACTCTAGCCGCAAGCCCCGTGCCTTCAGCAAGCAGCCCAGCACGGGGGACTACTACCGGCAGCTGGGCCGCTGCCCCGGCGAGACGCTGGCCGCACGCCCAGGCATGGCGCACAGCGAGGAG GCGGCGCTGCTCCCTGGGAACCACGTGCCTAACGGCTGCGCCGTGGACCCCAAGGCGTCCAGGGAGCtgcccccgccgcccccgccgccgccgccgcccctgcCCGAGGCCGCGAGTTCGCCACCGCCGGCCCCGCCTCTGCCCCTCGAGGGCGCTGGCCCTGGCTGCGGGCAGCGCCGCTCCTCCTCGTCCACCGGCA AAGTGAGAGTCCTGAGGCACAGGAAGA GCACCAAATCTTTCAACATGATGTCCCCGACGGGCGACAACTCGGAGCTACTGGCTGAGATTAAGGCAGGCAAGAGCCTGAAGCCGACGCCGCAGAGCAAGGGGCTGACCACAGTGTTCTCAGGCAGCGGGCAGCCGGCCTTCCAG CCCGATTCGCCGCTGGCATCTGTGTCACCTGCACTGTCACCAGTCCGGAGCCCCACACCGCCAGCTGCAGGGTTTCAGCCTCTGCTCAATGGAAACTTGGTTCCGGAGCCGCCCACTACTCCTGCGCCGGGAGTGCAGCTGGATGTGGAGGCGCTCATCCCCACACACGATGAGCAGGGCCGGCCCATCCCCGAGTGGAAGCGCCAGGTGATGGTGCGCAAGCTGCAGCTGAAgatgcaggaggaggaggagcagaggcGGAAG CTGACGGCCGCCAGCTCGTGCTGCTACCCCCGCGAGGGCTGGAGGTACTCCCGCGAGCACAACGCCATCCTCGGGCCCTTTGGCGAGCTCATGACCGAGGCCGACATCCTCCGCATCGAGCAGCAAATCGAGAACCTGCAGGTGCTGCACAAGGCGCAGAAGCTGGAGGCGCGCCTCGAGCaactggagctggagctggagcagctgctgcCCATCTCCGCCGCCCTGTCGGGGCCGCGCTTCACCGTCGACCCGCGCCGAATGCATGGCCGCGCCGCCAGCCTGCCCGCCTGGTGCAGCAAGATCTCCACGCTGCTCAAGAGCATGGCCACGCTGCTGGCCGCACTGGGCGGCCGGCCTGCGCACCTGGCGGAGCTGCTGACCGCTGACACGGGCCAGCCGCTGGCGCCGCTACCCGACGCACCCTGGCTGCCCGGGCCGCTCTGCCTGGGCCGCTCGCACTCGCTCAGCTGGTGCCGCGAGGCTGTGGCGCGCGAGATCCTCGAGTGCGGCGTCTCCGTGCAGCATCTCCGCGCCACCTACGAGCTGCGCGCACGGGGCGCGGCGCCCGCGCGCTGTCCGCGCCGCAAGCCCCCGCAGTCCGCTGGCGCCCCGGGCCGCGAGCCCATCCTGGAGGAGGACTACGTGACGGCCGGCTCTGGCCAGCCCAGCGCCGCCGCCGCCCACGGCCCGCTGGTCGACGGGGAGCCCCTGGGCACCCTGGGCCTGCCCGAGGTACAGGATCGCCAGGCGGCGCTGCCTGAGCCCGAGCAGCTGGCGCGCCGGCCGCCCCTCTGCACCGAGCTGCGCGGCGTCCAGGACTACCTCGACCTGCGCAAGGAGCGCATCGTTTACCTCTTCCTGGAGCACTGGCGCCGCTGGGCCTTCCGCGGACAAGGCCGCCGCGCCCAGGCGCGCCTACGCAGACAGCTGCCCAGCGTGGCGGCCGCCGATGCCGGCCCGGGGCTGGAGGCCACGGACGCCCCCCGGCTGCCGACGAGCAACGGCGAGGCCCACAGCCCCGACGAACGGCTGCGGCAGCTGCTGAGGCAGCGGCAGGCGGTGGGCAAGCTGCTGGGCCACTGGCGGAGCCTGCTGCGGCGCGTGCCGGCAAGCCCGGGCCTGGCGCACGGCCTGTACTGGCCCCAGCACTTCCTGCCGCCCCTGGACGGCGGCGCACCCCCGCGCTACGACAGCCTCACGCTGGACCTTTTCATGCTCGGCtacttccagctactcgagatggGCCTGAGCCGCGAGGAGCGCAAGTTCCGCCACCTACTGTGCTACGAGATGTTCGACAGGCTGGGCAGCCACCCGTGGGAGCGCATCCGCCTCTTCCACCGCGTGGtgctggaggaggtggaggcCGGCCGGCGCGGCTGGAGCGACGGCTTCGAGGACCTCAGGCAGCGGTTCTTCGGAAACGGCCTGGAGGCTGAGCCGGCCCCCGAAGAACAGgcgaagaaaaaggaagaggagaggaaagaacaggAGCGGACCGAAGAGGCCGCTCCACTTCAGACGGGGGACCCGCCTGAGGGGCAGCCCGAGGCCCTGGCCCCTGCGCCGCAGCCGCCGCCGTCGCCCCCGCCCGCCGCGCCTCCCCCGACCTCAGACTCTCCTGGTTCCGAAGCCCCCGCCGAAGACCCCTTGGAACTGGTGTCTGAGATGGGCGAGTTCAGCAACGAGGACATCTGCCGCTACATCGACCGCAGCTTCTCCTTCTGGAAAGAGAAGGAGGCAGAGCTGTTTGACATCTGA
- the ESPN gene encoding espin isoform X8 yields the protein MNSQGPPGRGPASRTKSFNMMSPTGDNSELLAEIKAGKSLKPTPQSKGLTTVFSGSGQPAFQPDSPLASVSPALSPVRSPTPPAAGFQPLLNGNLVPEPPTTPAPGVQLDVEALIPTHDEQGRPIPEWKRQVMVRKLQLKMQEEEEQRRKLTAASSCCYPREGWRYSREHNAILGPFGELMTEADILRIEQQIENLQVLHKAQKLEARLEQLELELEQLLPISAALSGPRFTVDPRRMHGRAASLPAWCSKISTLLKSMATLLAALGGRPAHLAELLTADTGQPLAPLPDAPWLPGPLCLGRSHSLSWCREAVAREILECGVSVQHLRATYELRARGAAPARCPRRKPPQSAGAPGREPILEEDYVTAGSGQPSAAAAHGPLVDGEPLGTLGLPEVQDRQAALPEPEQLARRPPLCTELRGVQDYLDLRKERIVYLFLEHWRRWAFRGQGRRAQARLRRQLPSVAAADAGPGLEATDAPRLPTSNGEAHSPDERLRQLLRQRQAVGKLLGHWRSLLRRVPASPGLAHGLYWPQHFLPPLDGGAPPRYDSLTLDLFMLGYFQLLEMGLSREERKFRHLLCYEMFDRLGSHPWERIRLFHRVVLEEVEAGRRGWSDGFEDLRQRFFGNGLEAEPAPEEQAKKKEEERKEQERTEEAAPLQTGDPPEGQPEALAPAPQPPPSPPPAAPPPTSDSPGSEAPAEDPLELVSEMGEFSNEDICRYIDRSFSFWKEKEAELFDI from the exons ATGAACTCCCAGGGGCCTCCAGGCAGGGGCCCTGCATCCC GCACCAAATCTTTCAACATGATGTCCCCGACGGGCGACAACTCGGAGCTACTGGCTGAGATTAAGGCAGGCAAGAGCCTGAAGCCGACGCCGCAGAGCAAGGGGCTGACCACAGTGTTCTCAGGCAGCGGGCAGCCGGCCTTCCAG CCCGATTCGCCGCTGGCATCTGTGTCACCTGCACTGTCACCAGTCCGGAGCCCCACACCGCCAGCTGCAGGGTTTCAGCCTCTGCTCAATGGAAACTTGGTTCCGGAGCCGCCCACTACTCCTGCGCCGGGAGTGCAGCTGGATGTGGAGGCGCTCATCCCCACACACGATGAGCAGGGCCGGCCCATCCCCGAGTGGAAGCGCCAGGTGATGGTGCGCAAGCTGCAGCTGAAgatgcaggaggaggaggagcagaggcGGAAG CTGACGGCCGCCAGCTCGTGCTGCTACCCCCGCGAGGGCTGGAGGTACTCCCGCGAGCACAACGCCATCCTCGGGCCCTTTGGCGAGCTCATGACCGAGGCCGACATCCTCCGCATCGAGCAGCAAATCGAGAACCTGCAGGTGCTGCACAAGGCGCAGAAGCTGGAGGCGCGCCTCGAGCaactggagctggagctggagcagctgctgcCCATCTCCGCCGCCCTGTCGGGGCCGCGCTTCACCGTCGACCCGCGCCGAATGCATGGCCGCGCCGCCAGCCTGCCCGCCTGGTGCAGCAAGATCTCCACGCTGCTCAAGAGCATGGCCACGCTGCTGGCCGCACTGGGCGGCCGGCCTGCGCACCTGGCGGAGCTGCTGACCGCTGACACGGGCCAGCCGCTGGCGCCGCTACCCGACGCACCCTGGCTGCCCGGGCCGCTCTGCCTGGGCCGCTCGCACTCGCTCAGCTGGTGCCGCGAGGCTGTGGCGCGCGAGATCCTCGAGTGCGGCGTCTCCGTGCAGCATCTCCGCGCCACCTACGAGCTGCGCGCACGGGGCGCGGCGCCCGCGCGCTGTCCGCGCCGCAAGCCCCCGCAGTCCGCTGGCGCCCCGGGCCGCGAGCCCATCCTGGAGGAGGACTACGTGACGGCCGGCTCTGGCCAGCCCAGCGCCGCCGCCGCCCACGGCCCGCTGGTCGACGGGGAGCCCCTGGGCACCCTGGGCCTGCCCGAGGTACAGGATCGCCAGGCGGCGCTGCCTGAGCCCGAGCAGCTGGCGCGCCGGCCGCCCCTCTGCACCGAGCTGCGCGGCGTCCAGGACTACCTCGACCTGCGCAAGGAGCGCATCGTTTACCTCTTCCTGGAGCACTGGCGCCGCTGGGCCTTCCGCGGACAAGGCCGCCGCGCCCAGGCGCGCCTACGCAGACAGCTGCCCAGCGTGGCGGCCGCCGATGCCGGCCCGGGGCTGGAGGCCACGGACGCCCCCCGGCTGCCGACGAGCAACGGCGAGGCCCACAGCCCCGACGAACGGCTGCGGCAGCTGCTGAGGCAGCGGCAGGCGGTGGGCAAGCTGCTGGGCCACTGGCGGAGCCTGCTGCGGCGCGTGCCGGCAAGCCCGGGCCTGGCGCACGGCCTGTACTGGCCCCAGCACTTCCTGCCGCCCCTGGACGGCGGCGCACCCCCGCGCTACGACAGCCTCACGCTGGACCTTTTCATGCTCGGCtacttccagctactcgagatggGCCTGAGCCGCGAGGAGCGCAAGTTCCGCCACCTACTGTGCTACGAGATGTTCGACAGGCTGGGCAGCCACCCGTGGGAGCGCATCCGCCTCTTCCACCGCGTGGtgctggaggaggtggaggcCGGCCGGCGCGGCTGGAGCGACGGCTTCGAGGACCTCAGGCAGCGGTTCTTCGGAAACGGCCTGGAGGCTGAGCCGGCCCCCGAAGAACAGgcgaagaaaaaggaagaggagaggaaagaacaggAGCGGACCGAAGAGGCCGCTCCACTTCAGACGGGGGACCCGCCTGAGGGGCAGCCCGAGGCCCTGGCCCCTGCGCCGCAGCCGCCGCCGTCGCCCCCGCCCGCCGCGCCTCCCCCGACCTCAGACTCTCCTGGTTCCGAAGCCCCCGCCGAAGACCCCTTGGAACTGGTGTCTGAGATGGGCGAGTTCAGCAACGAGGACATCTGCCGCTACATCGACCGCAGCTTCTCCTTCTGGAAAGAGAAGGAGGCAGAGCTGTTTGACATCTGA